The following are from one region of the Alicyclobacillus fastidiosus genome:
- the rnz gene encoding ribonuclease Z: MELYFLGTGAGMPSTRRNVTSISLRLNQERGTFWMIDCGEGTQQQVLSSPLKPSQLEKLFITHLHGDHLFGLPGLLGSRAFQGGQTPLAIYGPSGLREFVETSLRISETHLPYEVHVHEIDEGPIFEDDQFVVTCQKLAHGVPSYGYRIEERAAPGRLDQAKLEAAGIAPGPIYGQLKAGVDVTLTDGRVLRAKAYLSSPIPGRKIVILGDTTPCPGITALAIGADVLVHEATYASADQAKAHAHHHSTSVDAASAARESGVKALILTHVSARYDESALSAMVDEAQVIFPNTFLAADHTSMSILRTGEIKVAARE; the protein is encoded by the coding sequence GTGGAGCTTTATTTTCTTGGCACAGGTGCTGGCATGCCATCGACTCGGCGCAATGTCACGTCCATCTCCTTACGGCTTAACCAAGAGCGCGGGACGTTCTGGATGATCGACTGCGGGGAAGGAACACAGCAACAAGTGCTGTCTTCCCCCCTCAAGCCGAGTCAATTGGAGAAACTATTTATCACACATCTTCACGGCGATCATCTATTCGGACTTCCCGGGCTCCTCGGGAGTCGTGCATTCCAAGGCGGACAGACTCCACTTGCCATCTACGGGCCAAGCGGGTTGCGCGAATTTGTCGAGACCTCACTTCGGATCAGTGAAACCCACCTGCCATACGAAGTTCATGTTCACGAAATCGACGAGGGGCCCATTTTCGAAGACGATCAATTTGTGGTCACTTGCCAGAAGCTCGCACACGGCGTCCCATCCTACGGTTACCGCATCGAAGAGCGCGCTGCACCTGGGCGCCTAGATCAGGCGAAGTTAGAGGCTGCGGGGATTGCACCTGGTCCGATTTACGGACAACTGAAGGCCGGGGTGGATGTCACCTTGACAGATGGTCGAGTACTCCGCGCCAAAGCGTACTTATCCTCGCCGATCCCGGGTCGCAAAATCGTCATTTTAGGCGATACGACACCGTGTCCTGGCATCACTGCACTGGCCATTGGGGCAGACGTCCTCGTTCACGAAGCGACGTACGCATCCGCTGACCAGGCAAAGGCGCACGCGCATCATCACTCGACGTCCGTCGATGCGGCGAGTGCCGCACGCGAGTCAGGGGTCAAGGCACTCATTCTCACACACGTGAGCGCACGTTACGACGAGAGCGCGCTCTCCGCCATGGTCGACGAAGCGCAGGTCATTTTTCCAAATACGTTTCTCGCTGCTGATCACACATCGATGTCCATTTTGCGGACAGGTGAGATCAAGGTCGCCGCACGCGAGTAA
- a CDS encoding transposase, with product MLPMVRSHQQYQLFVEQQLRTHYGNGSLLFVAKDWSLVKKFWITDLSDTFQLLEGAFSCRGPKSIDPADLLRSYLLMLQVREPSITEWVNQLRRCPLYAILSGFEYGQTPGVGTFYSFFKRLWSHTSVNLSPKLRLNRKKLKGGKKGEKAPTKAYSKIANLMAQLQKRSANKPQPFDRLLGLFQQQFLTVSANLGLLGNTNALSIAGDGTPLQTATQVRNRRLCNCRELGTELCRCYRIYSQPDCDMGWDSYRNRYFFGYHLYTFVAADSFYDLPLYPRLQRASRHDSTSWVVSAREFAVRFRDYTWDKALLDAAHDALPIYEYLHARNVKPFIDWNPRSTGNKGVKKDDITFSPTGVPFCKKGLEMKDRGYDYTRGRRKYYCPLVVKGVVTCDTPCSDSPYGRCVHTYTKHNPRLFPPVARNSDEWNEVYKRRTTCERSNKRAKEDFLLEAAKHRSTMMWTVRIYGIAMCQHMDAWFQESTLDLSSLLLSA from the coding sequence ATGTTACCAATGGTACGGTCTCATCAGCAGTATCAATTGTTTGTGGAGCAACAACTTCGTACCCACTACGGGAATGGGTCGCTTCTCTTTGTCGCCAAGGACTGGTCGCTTGTGAAGAAGTTCTGGATTACGGATCTCTCCGACACGTTTCAATTACTCGAAGGGGCTTTTTCGTGTCGAGGTCCAAAATCCATTGACCCTGCGGACTTACTTCGTTCGTATTTACTCATGTTGCAGGTCCGAGAACCATCAATTACAGAGTGGGTCAATCAGTTGCGTCGTTGCCCGCTGTATGCCATCCTTAGTGGCTTTGAGTACGGTCAGACACCAGGTGTCGGTACGTTCTACAGCTTTTTCAAGCGACTTTGGTCTCACACCTCCGTGAACCTTTCGCCAAAACTCAGACTCAATCGAAAGAAACTCAAAGGTGGCAAGAAAGGAGAAAAGGCACCAACCAAAGCGTACAGCAAAATCGCAAATCTCATGGCTCAGCTACAAAAGCGCTCAGCCAACAAGCCTCAGCCCTTTGACAGATTGCTTGGTCTCTTTCAACAGCAGTTCCTTACCGTGTCTGCCAATCTAGGCTTGCTTGGAAACACGAATGCCCTGTCCATCGCTGGGGATGGAACGCCGCTTCAAACGGCAACCCAGGTTCGGAATCGACGACTTTGCAACTGTCGTGAACTCGGCACCGAGCTATGCAGATGCTATCGCATTTATTCCCAACCCGACTGTGACATGGGCTGGGACAGTTACCGAAACAGGTACTTCTTCGGCTATCACCTCTACACTTTCGTGGCTGCCGACAGCTTTTACGACCTGCCGCTTTACCCGAGACTTCAACGAGCCTCTCGCCATGATTCAACTTCCTGGGTGGTCAGTGCCCGTGAGTTCGCCGTACGCTTTCGTGACTACACCTGGGACAAAGCACTCTTAGATGCCGCACACGACGCACTGCCCATTTATGAGTATCTTCACGCCCGAAACGTAAAGCCATTTATCGATTGGAATCCACGAAGCACGGGAAACAAAGGTGTTAAAAAGGATGACATCACGTTCTCCCCGACTGGGGTTCCGTTTTGCAAAAAGGGGCTGGAGATGAAGGATCGTGGTTACGACTACACACGGGGTCGTAGAAAATACTACTGTCCGCTCGTCGTAAAAGGTGTGGTGACTTGTGATACGCCTTGCTCCGATTCACCTTACGGAAGATGCGTACACACATACACCAAACACAATCCTCGCTTGTTCCCACCCGTCGCTCGCAACAGCGACGAGTGGAACGAAGTCTACAAACGCAGAACCACCTGCGAGCGTAGCAACAAGCGGGCAAAAGAGGACTTTCTCCTCGAAGCCGCCAAGCATCGCAGTACCATGATGTGGACCGTCCGCATCTATGGCATTGCTATGTGCCAACACATGGATGCTTGGTTCCAGGAGAGTACGCTCGACCTGAGTTCGCTACTCTTGTCAGCCTGA
- the aroA gene encoding 3-phosphoshikimate 1-carboxyvinyltransferase — MSSNHADLQARSPWALHDVTRASMKPISQPIDADLVVPGSKSFTNRALIVAALASGTSRLSGLLRSDDAYWCIEALRSLGVNVDVDQDEVTVHGIAGSWPHATGRIYTGAGGTTARFLTSALAAGSGEWYVEGSKRMNERPMGVLFNTLRDLGATIEPQTKGQDTLPVQLVANGLRGGRVQMSGSVSSQFISGVLIAAPYAKAPLTVEITDTIVQHAYVHITLDMMRAFGCEVAASSDLSEMTVSPTGYQGRDYEIEADASTACYFWAIAALTGGRVRVKNLSYDTRQPDVHFVDVLKEMGCEVDTGGQGIEVRGPARLRGGLTVSMKEMSDQTLTLAFLAPFADGPIAITDVEHIRHHESDRLVAICETLGRLGIEVEERRDGVTIHPGTPSGALLSSYDDHRVAMAQAIMGTRVKGIEIDDPGCVSKTCPMFFDKLKEIGVDVTLV; from the coding sequence ATGTCATCGAACCATGCGGATTTACAGGCGAGATCGCCATGGGCTTTGCACGACGTCACACGCGCGTCGATGAAGCCTATAAGCCAGCCTATCGATGCAGATCTCGTCGTCCCGGGCAGCAAGAGCTTTACCAACCGAGCACTCATCGTCGCCGCGCTCGCAAGTGGCACCTCGCGCCTGTCCGGCCTCCTCCGCAGTGACGACGCGTATTGGTGCATCGAGGCCCTCAGGTCGCTCGGGGTCAATGTCGACGTCGACCAGGACGAGGTGACGGTTCACGGGATTGCCGGTTCTTGGCCACATGCGACAGGACGCATCTATACAGGTGCTGGCGGTACGACCGCTCGATTTTTGACGAGCGCACTCGCGGCAGGCAGCGGAGAGTGGTACGTCGAGGGGAGCAAGCGTATGAACGAGCGACCGATGGGCGTATTGTTCAATACCTTGCGCGATTTGGGTGCGACCATCGAGCCTCAAACGAAAGGGCAGGACACGTTGCCGGTACAACTCGTTGCAAATGGTCTTCGCGGGGGCCGCGTGCAAATGTCCGGGTCCGTTTCGAGCCAGTTCATCAGTGGGGTTCTGATCGCGGCGCCCTACGCCAAGGCTCCTCTGACGGTGGAAATTACGGATACGATCGTGCAGCACGCATATGTACATATCACACTCGACATGATGCGGGCGTTCGGGTGTGAAGTCGCTGCAAGTTCCGATCTGAGCGAGATGACCGTCTCCCCGACAGGGTATCAGGGGAGGGATTACGAAATCGAGGCAGATGCCTCGACGGCTTGCTACTTCTGGGCCATCGCGGCGCTCACCGGCGGACGTGTGCGCGTGAAGAACCTCTCCTATGACACTAGGCAGCCGGACGTTCATTTTGTCGACGTCTTAAAGGAGATGGGCTGCGAGGTAGATACAGGCGGTCAAGGTATCGAAGTTCGCGGCCCAGCCCGTCTGCGGGGCGGGTTGACCGTCAGTATGAAGGAAATGTCCGATCAGACCCTGACACTCGCGTTTCTCGCTCCATTTGCAGATGGCCCCATCGCGATCACCGATGTCGAGCATATTCGCCATCACGAGTCCGATCGATTGGTTGCCATCTGCGAGACGCTTGGCCGCCTTGGTATTGAAGTTGAGGAGCGGCGCGACGGCGTCACGATTCATCCCGGCACACCTAGCGGCGCTTTGCTGTCGTCCTACGACGACCACCGTGTGGCGATGGCTCAGGCCATCATGGGCACGCGTGTGAAGGGAATCGAGATCGACGATCCCGGTTGTGTCTCCAAGACCTGTCCGATGTTTTTCGATAAGCTCAAAGAGATCGGCGTCGACGTGACGTTGGTCTAG
- a CDS encoding Dam family site-specific DNA-(adenine-N6)-methyltransferase has protein sequence MKPFLKWAGNKYRVLSHIRRALPDGGRLIEPFCGSCAVSLNIDRSAYVLNDSNADLIRLYDTLREHGTEFISYCRSLFTPETNAADVYYQLRDEYNASTDVAHKSALLLYLNRHGYNGLYRTNGRGEFNVPFGRYHKPYFPEREMLEFHARFRAVPFYNVDFETMMREAEPGDVVYCDPPYIPLSRTSNFTSYQAGGFSAESQMRLARVARELASRGVFVLISNHDTPLTRDVYQGASFVAFEVQRNISRDGGNRGRAKELLAIFRPQPVAPTAVRPHLFLKV, from the coding sequence ATGAAACCATTCTTGAAATGGGCAGGAAACAAATACCGGGTCCTTTCCCACATTCGACGAGCGCTTCCGGATGGCGGCCGTTTGATTGAGCCGTTTTGTGGGTCGTGTGCGGTGTCGCTGAACATCGACAGGTCTGCCTATGTCCTGAACGACTCCAACGCGGATTTGATTCGTCTGTACGACACGCTTCGGGAACATGGAACGGAGTTTATCTCCTACTGTCGAAGTCTGTTCACACCGGAGACGAACGCAGCAGACGTGTATTACCAGTTGCGCGACGAGTACAATGCGTCGACGGACGTCGCACATAAATCGGCGCTGCTTCTGTATCTCAACCGCCACGGCTACAATGGGCTGTATCGGACGAACGGGCGCGGCGAATTCAATGTCCCCTTCGGCCGCTATCACAAACCTTACTTCCCAGAACGTGAGATGTTGGAATTCCATGCGCGGTTTCGCGCAGTCCCTTTTTACAATGTCGACTTCGAAACGATGATGCGCGAGGCCGAGCCAGGCGACGTCGTATATTGCGACCCGCCCTATATTCCCTTGAGCCGTACTTCGAACTTCACGTCTTACCAAGCGGGCGGATTTTCCGCGGAGAGCCAAATGCGGCTCGCTCGGGTAGCGCGAGAGCTGGCCAGTCGAGGGGTTTTTGTCTTGATTTCAAATCACGACACGCCACTCACTCGCGATGTGTATCAGGGAGCGTCGTTCGTCGCGTTCGAAGTGCAGCGAAACATCAGTCGAGACGGAGGGAACAGGGGCCGTGCGAAGGAACTGTTGGCCATCTTTCGGCCACAACCCGTTGCGCCCACAGCAGTGAGGCCACATCTGTTCCTCAAGGTTTGA
- a CDS encoding nitroreductase family protein, which yields MDTIEAIVGRRNIKQFKAEPIAEATWQKWLEVASYAPNHRMNQPWEILVIGDETRAKLNHRPNFGDAPLVLAIVSQGSEKPVDRDENLVATSSFIQNFCLAAHADGAGTRWTSIGNTPNARETLGVSDETATIWVLGVGYPVEVPEVKERAPIETKIKQLS from the coding sequence ATGGATACGATAGAAGCTATTGTGGGGCGCCGAAATATCAAGCAGTTCAAGGCAGAGCCAATTGCCGAAGCCACCTGGCAGAAGTGGCTTGAGGTGGCGAGCTACGCTCCAAATCACCGCATGAACCAGCCTTGGGAGATTCTCGTCATCGGGGACGAGACGCGCGCAAAACTGAATCACAGACCAAACTTTGGCGACGCGCCGCTCGTGTTGGCGATCGTGTCGCAAGGATCGGAAAAGCCGGTCGATCGCGACGAAAATCTCGTCGCCACCTCCTCCTTCATCCAGAATTTCTGCTTGGCAGCACACGCCGACGGCGCAGGGACGCGCTGGACGTCCATCGGTAACACGCCAAACGCGCGCGAGACGCTCGGCGTGAGCGACGAGACCGCCACCATCTGGGTACTTGGGGTCGGTTATCCGGTGGAAGTACCGGAAGTTAAGGAACGTGCGCCGATCGAAACGAAAATCAAGCAGCTTTCGTAA
- a CDS encoding transcription repressor NadR yields the protein MTKRQEDLLTALQQSIHPLSGQALANQLGVTRQVVVHDIALLRAMGHRILATPKGYLIQSTESVQTELVAVSHKPEQTPTELNIFVDCGLRVIDVRVEHRVYGEIVANLYLSSRRDVEHFLAKIQSEHAPFLSSLTGGIHYHLVEFDHVDQLTDAIAQLRAAGILVID from the coding sequence ATGACGAAACGTCAAGAGGACCTGTTGACAGCCCTCCAGCAGAGCATCCATCCTTTATCCGGGCAGGCCCTAGCCAACCAGTTAGGGGTGACGCGCCAAGTGGTGGTACACGATATCGCGCTGCTGCGCGCGATGGGCCACCGCATCCTCGCGACGCCAAAAGGGTATCTGATTCAGTCCACAGAGTCCGTTCAGACGGAACTGGTAGCTGTATCTCACAAGCCAGAACAAACGCCGACTGAGCTCAACATCTTTGTCGACTGCGGGCTACGCGTCATCGACGTGCGCGTGGAGCACCGCGTATACGGCGAAATTGTGGCGAATTTATACCTGTCGTCCCGGCGCGACGTCGAACACTTTCTCGCCAAGATCCAGTCGGAACACGCGCCGTTTCTCTCATCGCTCACAGGTGGGATCCACTATCATCTCGTCGAGTTCGATCACGTCGACCAACTCACGGACGCCATCGCACAACTTCGGGCTGCGGGGATTCTCGTGATCGATTGA
- a CDS encoding cytosine permease, with protein MAQQRQAVYGDKVMKVEPFSVEKVPQQERHGNSFGQFTLWLGSNLTIADYALGFIPVSLGMSWIWAIIAILIGNIVGALVLGLCSAMGPAYGLPQLIITRATFGRVGGYVPGLLNFVSTIGWFTVNNILGSFGLHALFPSLPFAAASVILVVVQGVVAMLGHNFIHAYERVMSVVLGIVFAIVTIISLAHWSKLSAYHATNHNLALGIMVVIGATFSYLGSWGPYASDYSRYLSPQASKARVGFAAAIGSFIASAWLEIVGMFVAVLAAGHSANSIDALHRTMGGFGGVATVAIILGGTAADAINLYSNSLSVRALDIKIPRWLLVVLASVIGLILSLLGRGQFESNFENFLLLIGYWITPWMGVLLADFYVRNRQSGDVEPRSFHWAGFISFLVGIVVSIPFMDNTLYEGPISAAWHGLDLAFYVGFFVSFVLYLAIKRSTGRKYGASSTF; from the coding sequence TTGGCTCAACAGAGACAGGCGGTATACGGCGACAAAGTGATGAAAGTCGAGCCGTTTAGCGTGGAAAAAGTACCGCAACAAGAGCGACACGGCAACTCTTTCGGACAATTCACACTGTGGTTGGGCAGCAATTTGACGATTGCCGACTACGCACTGGGCTTTATTCCAGTATCGCTCGGGATGTCTTGGATTTGGGCGATCATCGCGATTCTCATCGGCAACATCGTCGGTGCCCTCGTGCTCGGGCTCTGCTCCGCGATGGGTCCGGCTTACGGACTACCGCAACTGATCATCACGCGGGCGACCTTCGGCCGCGTCGGGGGTTATGTCCCAGGCCTCTTAAACTTCGTAAGCACGATTGGCTGGTTCACAGTCAACAACATATTGGGTTCCTTCGGACTTCATGCCTTGTTTCCTAGCCTGCCCTTCGCAGCCGCATCCGTCATTTTGGTGGTCGTACAGGGTGTGGTGGCCATGCTGGGGCATAATTTTATCCATGCATACGAGCGAGTCATGTCTGTGGTACTCGGCATCGTGTTTGCGATTGTCACGATCATCAGCCTCGCGCACTGGTCAAAGCTTAGCGCCTATCACGCGACCAATCACAATCTAGCGCTCGGAATCATGGTCGTCATCGGTGCAACGTTCTCCTACCTCGGAAGCTGGGGACCTTACGCTTCGGACTACAGTAGATACCTAAGTCCACAGGCCAGCAAAGCGCGCGTAGGGTTCGCCGCAGCCATCGGATCTTTCATTGCATCCGCATGGCTAGAAATCGTCGGGATGTTCGTGGCTGTTTTGGCGGCAGGCCACAGCGCGAATTCGATCGACGCGCTACACAGGACGATGGGTGGATTTGGGGGTGTCGCCACTGTCGCCATCATCCTCGGCGGCACGGCGGCAGACGCTATCAACCTGTACTCCAATTCACTGTCGGTCCGCGCACTCGACATCAAGATTCCGCGATGGTTGCTCGTCGTGCTGGCAAGTGTCATCGGCCTCATTCTGAGCCTGCTCGGACGAGGTCAGTTCGAAAGCAACTTCGAAAATTTCCTCCTCCTCATTGGCTATTGGATCACGCCGTGGATGGGCGTCCTCCTCGCCGACTTCTACGTGCGCAACCGGCAGTCGGGCGACGTTGAGCCCCGCTCGTTCCATTGGGCAGGATTCATCAGTTTCCTCGTCGGGATCGTCGTATCCATCCCGTTCATGGACAATACCTTGTACGAGGGGCCGATCTCAGCCGCATGGCACGGGTTGGACCTGGCGTTTTACGTCGGATTCTTCGTCTCGTTTGTACTCTACCTCGCCATCAAACGATCTACCGGTCGGAAATATGGAGCATCATCGACGTTCTGA